The Hemibagrus wyckioides isolate EC202008001 linkage group LG10, SWU_Hwy_1.0, whole genome shotgun sequence genome includes a window with the following:
- the ipo7 gene encoding importin-7, whose amino-acid sequence MDPNILIEALRGTMDPNLREAAERQLNEGHKHVNFTSTLLQVTMSEQLDLPVRQAGVIYLKNMVTQYWSEGDNTHNEVPGSNIPEEDRQFIRDNIVEAIISSPERIRVQLTTCIHHMIKHDYPNKWTAIVDKIGYYLQSDNSSCWLGILLCLYQLVKNYEYKKPDERQPLIAAMQIFMPMLKDRFIQLLSDPSSDSVLVQKQIFKILYALFQYNLPLELINRQNLTEWMEILKTVVDRDVPPETLQVDEDERPELPWWKCKKWALHILARLFERYGSPGNTTKEYTEFAEHFLKGYAVAAQQVLLKVLYHYKEKQYVAPRVLQQALNYINQGIAHAITWKNLKPHIQGIIQDVVFPLMCYTDSDEELWQEDPYEYIRMKFDVFEDFISPTTAAQTLLFTACNKRKEVLQKTMGFCYQILTELTSDPRKKDGALHMIGSLAEILLKKKIYKDQMEFMLQNHVFPLFRSELGYMRARACWVLHYFCEVKFKSDQNLQTALELTRLCLINDNEMPVKVEAAIALQVLISNQEKAKEYITPHIRSVMQALLHIVRETENDDLTNVIQKMICEYSEEVTPIAVEMTQHLAMTFNQVIQTGPDEEGGDDKAVTAMGILNTIDTLLSVVEDHKEITQQLEGICLQVIGTVLQQHVLEFYEEILSLAHSLTCQQVSPQMWQLLPLVYEVFQQDGFDYFTDMMPLLHNYITVDTDTLLSDTKYLEIIYNMCKKVLSGDPGEDPECHAAKLLEVVILQCKGRGIDQVVPLFVTTALERLTREVKTSELRTMCLQVAIAALYYNPPLLLNTLENLRFPNNTEPITNHFISQWLKDVDCFLGLHDRKMCVLGLCALMDLKQRPQAINQVAGQLLPAAILLFNGLKRAYACRAEHENEDEDDNEDAEEEDDNAELGSDEDDIDEEGQEYLEMLAKQAGEDGDDEEWEEDDAEETALEGYTTAVDDDDNPVDEYQIFKAILQNIQSCDPTWYQALTQALDEEQGKHLQDIVTLADQRRAAHESKMIEKHGGYKFTVPVVPSTFNFGGSAPGMN is encoded by the exons ATGGATCCGAACATTCTGATCGAGGCCCTTCGGGGCACCATGGACCCGAATTTGCGCGAGGCCGCGGAGAGACAGCTGAATGAG GGCCACAAACACGTGAACTTCACATCCACGTTACTGCAGGTGACCATGTCCGAACAGCTGGATTTGCCGGTCCGACAAGCAG GCGTGATCTATTTGAAGAACATGGTCACGCAGTACTGGAGCGAAGGTGACAACACGCACAACGAAGTGCCTGGCAGCAACATCCCCGAAGAGGACCGCCAGTTCATCCGAGACAACATTGTGGAGGCCATTATTTCCTCCCCAGAGCGCATCag AGTGCAACTCACCACCTGCATTCACCACATGATTAAGCACGATTATCCCAACAAATGGACAGCCATCGTGGACAAGATTGGCTACTACCTGCAATCTGACAACAGTTCCTGCTGGCTGGGCATCCTGCTGTGCCTCTACCAGCTGGTGAAGAACTACGA GTACAAGAAACCAGATGAGCGGCAGCCGTTAATCGCTGCCATGCAAATCTTTATGCCCATGCTGAAAGACCGTTTTATTCAGCTGCTATCAGACCCCTCCAGCGACTCGGTGCTGGTGCAGAAACAGATCTTCAAGATCCTTTATGCTCTCTTTCAG TACAATCTCCCTCTGGAGTTGATTAACAGGCAAAACCTGACTGAATGGATGGAGATCCTGAAGACCGTCGTAGACAGAGACGTACCTCCA GAGACCCTGCAGGTGGATGAGGACGAGAGACCTGAACTGCCCTGGTGGAAGTGTAAGAAGTGGGCTCTCCACATCTTGGCTCGACTCTTTGAAAG ATATGGCAGCCCTGGCAACACTACCAAAGAGTACACAGAGTTTGCCGAACATTTCCTTAAGGGTTATGCCGTGGCTGCTCAGCAG GTGCTGCTGAAGGTGTTGTATCATTATAAAGAGAAGCAATACGTTGCACCCAGAGTCCTGCAGCAGGCCCTGAACTATATTAACCAGGGCATTGCTCATGCCATCACCTGGAAGAACTTAAAGCCTCATATCCAG GGCATCATTCAGGATGTGGTCTTCCCACTCATGTGCTACACGGACAGCGATGAGGAGCTGTGGCAGGAGGATCCATACGAGTACATCCGCATGAAATTCG ATGTGTTCGAGGACTTCATCTCGCCCACAACGGCCGCTCAGACCCTGCTCTTCACCGCCtgtaacaaaagaaaagaa GTACTGCAGAAGACCATGGGCTTCTGTTATCAGATCCTCACTGAGCTCACTTCAGATCCCCGCAAGAAAGACGGTGCACTACACATGATCGGCTCCTTGGCTGAGATTCTACTCAAG AAAAAGATCTACAAAGACCAGATGGAGTTCATGCTGCAGAACCATGTGTTTCCTCTGTTCCGCAGCGAGCTGGGATACATGAGAGCAAGG GCCTGTTGGGTGCTACACTACTTCTGCGAGGTGAAGTTTAAGAGTGACCAGAACTTGCAGACAGCCCTGGAGCTGACTCGCCTCTGCCTCATCAACGACAATGAGATGCCAGTCAAAGTGGAGGCAGCAATCGCCCTGCAGGTCCTCATCAGCAATCAAGAAAAAG CCAAAGAGTACATCACCCCCCACATCCGGTCAGTGATGCAGGCTCTCCTTCACATCGTGCGCGAGACTGAGAATGACGATCTCACCAACGTCATTCAGAAGATGATCTGCGAGTACAGTGAAGAGGTGACTCCCATCGCTGTGGAGATGACCCAGCATTTG GCTATGACCTTCAACCAGGTGATTCAGACCGGCCCCGACGAGGAAGGGGGTGACGATAAAGCAGTCACAGCCATGGGCATCCTCAACACCATTGACACACTGCTAAGTGTGGTGGAGGACCATAAAGAG ATCACACAGCAGTTGGAAGGAATCTGTCTGCAAGTGATCGGTACAGTGCTGCAGCAGCATGTCCTCG aATTCTATGAAGAGATCTTGTCACTGGCTCACAGTCTGACATGTCAGCAAGTGTCCCCACAGATGTGGCAGCTCCTCCCTCTGGTCTATGAGGTCTTCCAACAGGACGGTTTTGACTATTTCACAG ACATGATGCCACTCCTCCACAACTACATTACAGTCGACACAGACACGCTTCTGTCTGACACCAAGTACCTTGAAATCATCTACAACATGTGCAAAAAG GTTCTGTCAGGTGACCCAGGGGAGGACCCAGAGTGCCATGCTGCCAAACTGCTCGAAGTAGTCATCCTGCAGTGCAAAGGACGTGGCATTGACCAG gTGGTTCCACTGTTTGTAACCACAGCTCTGGAGCGTCTGACACGAGAGGTGAAGACCAGCGAGCTGAGGACCATGTGCTTGCAGGTGGCCATTGCTGCACTCTACTATAACCCTCCTCTGCTGCTCAACACGCTGGAAAATCTGCGTTTCCCCAACAACACTGAGCCCATCACCaatcacttcatctctcagtgGCTTAAAGATGTCGACTGCTTCCTTGG GCTTCATGACAGAAAGATGTGCGTATTGGGGCTGTGTGCTTTGATGGATCTGAAGCAGAGGCCACAAGCTATCAATCAAGTAGCCGGACAGCTCCTCCCTGCCGCCATCCTCCTTTTTAATGGTTTGAAGAGGGCCTACGCCTGCAGGGCCGAGCATGAGAACGAAGACGAGGATGACAACGAAGACGCAGAAGAGGAGGATGACAATG CTGAACTTGGAAGCGATGAGGATGACATCGATGAGGAAGGGCAAGAATACCTCGAAATGCTTGCCAAGCAAGCAGGAGAAGATGGCGATGACGAGGAATGGGAGGAGGACGATGCTGAAGAGACTGCATTAGAGGGATACACCACAGCTGTCGATGATGACGATAATCCTGTTGATGAGTACCAGATCTTCAAAGCCATATTACAGA ATATCCAAAGCTGTGATCCCACATGGTACCAGGCACTCACTCAGGCTTTGGATGAAGAGCAGGGAAAACATCTTCAGGATATCGTCACACTTGCAGATCAGAGAAGAGCAGCACATG AATCGAAGATGATCGAGAAGCACGGGGGTTACAAATTCACGGTTCCAGTGGTGCCATCCACTTTCAATTTCGGTGGCAGTGCCCCTGGAATGAATTGA